Part of the Paenibacillus guangzhouensis genome is shown below.
AGAGCTGATCGATGGAAGCTTCAGTATTTGAGCGAGTATACGTCCACAGCCGAACATGGAATCATGGATGATGTAATCAAACTTTTCACCTTCGATCTGTTCGAGCACGTTAGGTATGACAACATCTGACGTCAGCAATAGACCGTTGATTCTCTCAAGTAAATAATGCCTTCCACCGGAGATAAAGGCTCGAATAAACTTCTGATCGTCAAATGTCCGTACGATCGCTCCCGTCTTCTCTATCCGTTCCCGATATGCCTCGATGCAAAAATATACCACTTCTTCGCCGCGCGAAATAAGCTCTTGCACTACGCCGATCGTTGGATTGATATGCCCCTCTGACCCACCATTTATAAATAACACACGCGCCATGCTTAACGCTCCTTCGATACAATTCTAGATCCTCGAATTATAACATTGTTCTCTGGTTGAATGCTAAGACGACTTCTTGCATACCGGATATAGCATTGTAAAGTTGAATGTTTCAATTTCAGCATAGGGGATCGTGAGCGCATTCATCGGTTCAAACGGAACTGTCTCCATCCCGAGTACACCTTCCCGCCGATCGATTTCATAATCGGGAGACTGTTCGATCCATGCAAAGATCGCATCATATACGCGCCACATATGAGCTTCATCCCCATTCACTCGGGCGCTTACACAGAGTCCCCCACTTATCTCCAACGTTTCGATGCCCTGCGGTACATCCCCAAACTCACGAACCGCTAATCCAACCCAAAGCTTATCGATTTCCATACTCCATTGTTCCTGCGGAATGAACACATAGGCTGAAGGCCCGTCGGCGAGTCGCGCATCGTCTAGAGGAACCTGCGCTGTAAGCTTGCTCCACGCCAGCCGTGTCCCACTCTTATCGGGTGTCATCTCCGTACTTACTGCCAATGCCTTGAATGGCGCTACTTCTACCAAATCAATCGCAATCGTCTCCTGCAAAATACCCACTCCTCTATTATCAGATTCATGATTAACCATGTTGTCGATATCCTATGAATCTTATTCGATAATTTCCAGATAAATCCTCTACCAGTAGATGAAGTCTACAAAAAAATGGAGCTGCTCTTCCCTTCCGGGATCAGCACTCCATTTTTGTAATTTAACGTGGTTTAGGGATTAAGCGCTCTTGCCATTGCGTCGATATAGTTCTGGCTGGCGCGTTGGCTGACTTCCGCTTCCGGAACGAACACCTCAAAGCAATGATAGGATCCGGGATAAAGATGGAATTCGACATCTACACCTGCTTCGGCAAGCCTCGTCACATATTCGAGCGTCTCATCTCGGAATAGATCGAGCTGACCAATGCATGTATATATAGGCGGCAGCCCCTCCAAGCTTTCTGCTCTTAAGGGGACTGCATAAGGGGATACCTCGTGTGCGTCGACATCCTCACCCAGGTACATGTGCCATGCTTCCAAATTATTCGATCGGTTCCAAGTTGCAGGCGTGGTTGTAATCTCATGGCTCGATGCTGTCCTGTTCCGATTGTCGATCATCGGATATAGCGGCATTTGGAAGGTAACGGCAGGACCGCCTTTGTCGCGAGCCATTAAAGCAAGTGCTGCGGTCAGCCCGCCTCCTCCACTTGCACCGGCAATCGCAACCCGTTCCACATCAATTCCTAATAACTCAGCTTCATTCGTCATCCAGGTCAGGCCAGCATAACAATCATGGATGGCAGCAGGATACGGATGCTCGGGTGCAAGTCGGTAATCGACGGATACGACAACACATCTAGCCGCCTGTACGAAGCGTTCGCACAGTGCATCATCCATATCTGGGTGCCCGAGCACATAACCTCCGCCGTGAATCCACAGCATAGCTGGTAGCTTCGCGGCCGTTCGTTCGGCTGGTTCGTAGATTTTGGCCAGCATCGCGCCCGCTGCTCCCGGAATCATGCGGCTTGTCGTACGAACATGCTCCGATTTTACAATTGGTGGAGTCGATAGCAGGCTCCGGCTCCCTTCTAAATTCGCCTTGAGCTCAAAACCTGGAAATTGTTCTAATGTTCCTCTTAATTCCGGCAATACCCTGCTTAGATAGTCCATGTAAATTCTCCTCATCTGAAGTGTTCTTATGTTGATATTGATGTATTAAATTCCAATGGAAT
Proteins encoded:
- a CDS encoding GyrI-like domain-containing protein, giving the protein MQETIAIDLVEVAPFKALAVSTEMTPDKSGTRLAWSKLTAQVPLDDARLADGPSAYVFIPQEQWSMEIDKLWVGLAVREFGDVPQGIETLEISGGLCVSARVNGDEAHMWRVYDAIFAWIEQSPDYEIDRREGVLGMETVPFEPMNALTIPYAEIETFNFTMLYPVCKKSS
- a CDS encoding alpha/beta hydrolase, producing the protein MDYLSRVLPELRGTLEQFPGFELKANLEGSRSLLSTPPIVKSEHVRTTSRMIPGAAGAMLAKIYEPAERTAAKLPAMLWIHGGGYVLGHPDMDDALCERFVQAARCVVVSVDYRLAPEHPYPAAIHDCYAGLTWMTNEAELLGIDVERVAIAGASGGGGLTAALALMARDKGGPAVTFQMPLYPMIDNRNRTASSHEITTTPATWNRSNNLEAWHMYLGEDVDAHEVSPYAVPLRAESLEGLPPIYTCIGQLDLFRDETLEYVTRLAEAGVDVEFHLYPGSYHCFEVFVPEAEVSQRASQNYIDAMARALNP